The genomic stretch GATAAGATATACACCACTTTACCTAGAAGTGACTGGTGAATTTAGGTTCATCTGTATGAGCTTTTTTTAATTACCTGAAAGTGAATTGATGTTTCTTTTCTTCCGTCTGTGGTAAAAGAACAGGAAAACCCCAGCGAACAGCAGCAGAGCACACAGTGGGATGAGTACTGAGAGATTGAGCACTGAGCTCAGAGATGAAATATCAGAGGTGGAGAAATCCAGATCATTAGTTTGTGTGAACATGTTACAGCTTCTGAACAGTCCAGGTATACTGGAAATAATTCAGACTTAATTCAGTAATGGTGAGTTTGattgtaggctccagacccactgcgagcctgaattggaaaagcagtaacacactgaatgaatgatattcacAGATGATTCAGACATATTCCAGATACTTTTTGTTGGTTGGAGAAATTTGTGACTGAATAAAGTGTAGCAGAGGACATAGTTGACTCCTTCAGATCTTCTACATAGAGACAATAAAATCAGCTTATTCCATTGTATTATATCACTGCAATCCTTAAAACCTTGTTTCTCCTCATTTCTCAGGTTTTGGTGTTGTAGTTTATAGTTGGATATCACTGTATCCTTTGTCAGAGACATATCAGTTTAATTCCTTATGCTCTTACCTTGTGTTTTATGGGTGACTGTGGTGGTGTGGTCTGTTGAAGTTCTTGGAGCTGATAGAGATAAACAGATAAAACGTTTAAGATCCCAGCAGTGAACTCAGATTTATTACACAGAACAGTTCATTTTAACAGCACATACCTTTATTCACAGTCAGATGGACCAGAGTAAACAGGTCTTGTCCTGTTCTCTCAATTCCACAGCCGTAGGGTCCTGTGTCCTCCATCCTGAGGTCTCTGATGGTCACTACAATCAGTCTCTGTTCCTTGTCATCAGTCAGAGAGAGTCTTCCTTCATGTCTCCAGGAGTCCTCCCCATTAGTTTGTAGAAGTGTGGTACAGTTTTTATAAACTCTTTTACAGAAATACTTGATGTATGTTTCGTATCCTTCAGTGTAAGGACAGTGGATGACCGCAGCACTGCCCATTGTTCCAGTCTCTTTGACTTCCTCATATAACATACTGTCACTTAAAACTGCCACAAGAAACATGAAATACAGTAATTTTGATATaacaatgcattttaaaaaatgtactaaaCATGATGAGCAAAGCACTTCTCACCTCCGCATTAATGTTTGCTTTGGAGTGTTTGAGAAGGTTGTGGAACTGATCAACAGACTAACCCTTTAGAATTCCAGATAATAAACAGTACGCACCTTTATTCACAGTCAGATGGACCACAGTAAATGGATCATGTCCTACTTTTTCAATTCCACAGCCATATAGCCCTGTGTCCTCCATCCTGAGGTCACTGATGGTTACTACAATCTGTCTTTCATCTTTGTTGTCAGTCAGAGTAAATCTTCCTTTATACGTCTGATTGACCTCCCTGTTAGTTTGCATAAGTGTGGTACAGTGTTTATAAACTCCTTTACAGAAATACTTGACGTAAGTTTCATATCCTTCAGTGTAAGGACAGTGGATGACCGCGGCTCTGCCCTCTGTTCCAGTCTCTGTGATTTCCTCATGCAGCATAATCCCACCACTCACAACTGTCACAACAAaaagatttgttttattatcGCAATACAGCAGGTACAGACATTTCCTCCTAAAACTGTTGTTAGAAATAAACACTGATTGGTTAAAGCATCCACCCATTGTTCATTCTCTCAACCCCACTAGCcacacaggaacactttgtagttctacaattacagattgcaCTCTgcgtgttgctctgcatatttacTTATCATGGCCCACTTTCATCACcatctttaatggtcaggacccccactgaGCAGGTTTGACTTTGGCAGTGGGTTATTACCACTGCACTGAACAGATCTGGTGGTGCTGTTATCGTGTGTTGCGgtagtacaagtggatcagacacagcagtagagCTGATCAGAGGGGCATTAAGTGTAGAATCAGGTTCTTTTTAATGTTACAATTGACTGGTTTCTAAGGCATTTGACAGTGACTTTACAAATTGTGATTATGATACTGGTGTAGGCTACAGTAGTGTTACAGTAGTAGTACACTGTGGGTTAATATGGCAGACTATCAAACCCTAGTCTTTAGCATAGAAGGAAGCGACACTGTGTGTGAGCAGAGATTAATATCTTACTGACCTGAGAGAAGGAGCAGGAGGATGAGGAAGATGAGGCTGAAGCTCCTCATTGGTCGCACTTCACTGTTCCCCTCACAAAGCAGTGCAGTGTCTCAGGCTTCAATTGTCATTAGATTGATCTCTCAATGGTGTTCTGATTTCCTCAGGGCTGGACTAAAGAAAGTGACTGAAACTAGACATTTCCTTTTTGCTGTTTTAGTTTCTGTATCAGTGATCGGGGGGCAGACTTCCTGAAATAAACCACATACAGTATAAAGTGAGATTACAGTCTCACTTAAAGAGTGCAGATGACAATCAGGGTAAAACTCTTCTAATTATTCCATTAAACTCTCCGATGATCTTTTAAGGATTCTGTAGTTATACTATGATAGGTCTTTGATCATCCTGCCTGCTGCCTTGAAAGAGGATGCTAAAACtacatttcagtgttttaaCACTGCCTTGAACATTGTTTTTTCAGCGACAATAAAGCTATTCTAATCTAGTCTATTCTATTCTATCCTGGGATTATACTCCAATAATTTTAGGATAATcctctaaaacacacagagaattcCTTGTGTCTCACATTCCTTGGATTGTTAACTCTAATAAAACCTCAAATATTCCCTTAAAGTCCCCTACTAAGCTTGTGATAACCACTTAATAATCCCTAAGTAGtatctcctctcactgcccacACATACACCCTCTagtctcccttcctctctcaccTTCACCCCTTCtccatttctttctctcactctcagtcacCATCAGTCTGTTATTCCCCTCACCCTCCTCATTTTTC from Hoplias malabaricus isolate fHopMal1 chromosome 2, fHopMal1.hap1, whole genome shotgun sequence encodes the following:
- the LOC136686686 gene encoding polymeric immunoglobulin receptor-like codes for the protein MRSFSLIFLILLLLLSVVSGGIMLHEEITETGTEGRAAVIHCPYTEGYETYVKYFCKGVYKHCTTLMQTNREVNQTYKGRFTLTDNKDERQIVVTISDLRMEDTGLYGCGIEKVGHDPFTVVHLTVNKVLSDSMLYEEVKETGTMGSAAVIHCPYTEGYETYIKYFCKRVYKNCTTLLQTNGEDSWRHEGRLSLTDDKEQRLIVVTIRDLRMEDTGPYGCGIERTGQDLFTLVHLTVNKAPRTSTDHTTTVTHKTQVLNLSVLIPLCALLLFAGVFLFFYHRRKKRNINSLSANYYITGRMTTGAVRDEMEYESDPPGNQVSMNPVYQSLNTSQLDSIYQGLNPTTNQSNHVF